The following proteins come from a genomic window of Spongiibacter tropicus DSM 19543:
- the prmB gene encoding 50S ribosomal protein L3 N(5)-glutamine methyltransferase: MSEDDIRPYLVSIRDYIRWGLSEFTRAGLFFGHGTDNALDEARLLVLHALHMPFDSPDELLSARLTMEERERVLALLKRRVDERLPAAYLTHEAWFAGLSFYVDERVLVPRSPIAELVENGFAPWLAGEPSRVLDLCTGSGCIGIACAYAFDDASVDLVDISSDALDVANINIVRHELGDRVQVCQSDVFAGLDGQRYDLIVSNPPYVDARDLAEMPEEYHSEPALGLASGVDGLDITRQILRDAAAHLEEGGLLVVEVGNSWLALDEAYPQIGFTWLEFERGGHGVFCMSREELLAAQQWL, encoded by the coding sequence GTGAGCGAAGACGATATCCGCCCTTATCTGGTCAGCATCCGCGATTATATCCGCTGGGGACTGAGCGAATTTACTCGCGCCGGGCTGTTCTTTGGTCACGGCACTGACAACGCGCTCGACGAGGCGCGGCTGCTGGTGCTTCACGCGCTGCACATGCCCTTCGACAGCCCCGACGAGTTGCTTTCAGCACGCCTCACTATGGAGGAGCGCGAGCGCGTACTCGCGCTGCTAAAGCGCCGGGTCGATGAGCGTCTGCCTGCCGCTTACCTCACTCATGAAGCCTGGTTTGCTGGCCTGTCATTTTATGTCGATGAGCGGGTACTGGTGCCGCGTTCGCCTATTGCCGAACTGGTGGAAAATGGCTTTGCGCCGTGGCTTGCGGGTGAACCGAGCCGGGTGCTGGATTTATGTACTGGCAGCGGCTGTATCGGCATTGCCTGCGCCTACGCGTTTGATGACGCTTCCGTCGATCTGGTCGATATTTCCTCGGACGCGCTGGATGTGGCAAATATCAATATTGTGCGGCACGAGCTGGGTGATCGCGTGCAGGTTTGTCAGTCTGATGTATTTGCCGGGCTGGATGGTCAGCGCTACGACTTGATTGTGAGCAATCCCCCTTATGTCGATGCCCGTGATCTGGCGGAGATGCCAGAGGAATACCACAGTGAACCGGCGCTGGGTCTGGCCTCTGGGGTGGACGGCTTGGATATTACCCGACAGATTCTGCGCGACGCGGCAGCGCACTTGGAAGAGGGCGGTCTGCTGGTGGTAGAAGTGGGTAATAGTTGGCTGGCTCTCGACGAGGCGTATCCGCAGATCGGCTTCACGTGGTTGGAGTTCGAGCGCGGCGGACATGGGGTCTTCTGCATGAGCCGTGAAGAGCTGCTCGCTGCCCAGCAGTGGCTCTGA
- the folE gene encoding GTP cyclohydrolase I FolE has translation MEKAFAKIIEEIGEDLSRDGLVDTPKRAAKAFEFITRGYRQSVDEVVNNALFESDANEMVVVSDIELYSLCEHHLLPFIGKCHVAYIPNGKVLGLSKVARIVDLYARRLQIQEGLTTQIANTVQDVTGAEGVAVIIEARHMCMMMRGVEKQNSVMRTSAMLGVFKENQATRAEFMALINKR, from the coding sequence GTGGAAAAAGCATTCGCAAAAATCATTGAAGAGATTGGTGAAGACCTGAGCCGCGACGGTCTGGTCGATACGCCAAAGCGTGCGGCCAAGGCCTTTGAATTTATCACCCGCGGTTATCGCCAGAGCGTTGACGAGGTAGTAAATAACGCCCTGTTTGAGTCAGATGCCAATGAGATGGTCGTGGTCTCAGATATCGAGCTGTACTCTCTCTGCGAGCACCACCTGCTGCCCTTTATCGGCAAATGCCATGTCGCTTATATCCCCAATGGCAAAGTGCTGGGACTCTCTAAAGTCGCTCGCATCGTCGACCTCTACGCCCGCCGCCTCCAGATTCAGGAAGGCCTGACCACGCAGATCGCCAATACGGTGCAAGACGTGACCGGCGCCGAGGGCGTGGCGGTCATTATTGAAGCCCGGCATATGTGCATGATGATGCGCGGCGTGGAAAAGCAGAACTCCGTAATGCGCACCAGCGCCATGCTGGGGGTATTCAAAGAGAATCAGGCAACCCGCGCCGAATTCATGGCGCTGATCAACAAGCGCTGA
- a CDS encoding alpha/beta fold hydrolase, which translates to MSSVFETLRFWVDDIELVARVSGPEDGIPVIALHGWLDNALSFEAIAERQNTWRLVALDLPGHGHSGHKPASGSYGIWEDLRSILGVADQLGWPRFAVLAHSRGAMMAALLAAAQPDRVAALVCIDGLLTRPVAEEDFPVQLGRYLHDFEKPGRPARAFNSLEEAAQARIKAMPMSVPAALRIVERGTQQGEDGKYRWRSDRRVGLASSIKLTHGQWLAVMKAIRAPLLFVSAEQGFGEQLLGLLAEDERPVDFQVLAVEGDHHCHMGESAAAISDAAQRHFAEAWSKR; encoded by the coding sequence ATGAGTAGCGTCTTCGAAACCCTGCGTTTTTGGGTAGATGACATCGAGCTGGTCGCCAGGGTGTCTGGTCCGGAGGACGGTATACCGGTCATTGCTCTGCATGGCTGGCTGGATAATGCCCTGAGCTTTGAAGCCATTGCTGAGCGACAAAACACGTGGCGGTTGGTAGCGCTGGATCTGCCCGGTCACGGTCACAGCGGTCACAAACCCGCATCAGGCAGCTACGGTATTTGGGAAGATTTACGCAGTATTCTCGGTGTAGCCGACCAGTTGGGTTGGCCGCGCTTTGCGGTGTTGGCTCACTCCCGTGGAGCGATGATGGCGGCACTGCTGGCTGCTGCTCAGCCTGATAGAGTTGCTGCGTTGGTATGCATTGATGGTCTGCTGACACGCCCCGTTGCTGAGGAAGACTTCCCGGTGCAACTGGGGCGTTATCTTCACGACTTCGAGAAGCCGGGGCGTCCGGCCAGGGCGTTTAACTCCTTGGAAGAAGCGGCGCAGGCGAGGATAAAGGCCATGCCGATGTCTGTCCCAGCCGCGTTGCGTATTGTTGAGCGCGGTACTCAGCAAGGTGAGGATGGCAAGTATCGTTGGCGCAGTGATCGCAGAGTGGGCTTGGCGTCGTCCATTAAGCTCACTCATGGTCAATGGCTGGCGGTGATGAAGGCGATTCGTGCTCCACTGTTGTTTGTCTCTGCAGAGCAGGGTTTTGGTGAGCAGCTTCTCGGATTACTCGCGGAAGACGAGCGGCCAGTCGACTTTCAGGTACTGGCGGTGGAGGGGGACCATCACTGCCACATGGGGGAAAGTGCCGCGGCGATTAGCGATGCCGCGCAACGGCATTTTGCCGAGGCCTGGAGCAAGCGCTAA
- a CDS encoding histidine phosphatase family protein, protein MMEVLLVRHGAASWDAATDMERALTERGREEVDAAAQWLRGEDWQPEQLWVSPYRRAQQSAEILNIWGAPQRNIACLTPDNRPEDLENLLATFAGQRLMLVGHNPLLSNAIAHWQGELRSYWGMQTASMALLEGEVFASGCAELKWLRHYPNYAHNGR, encoded by the coding sequence ATGATGGAAGTGTTGTTAGTGAGACATGGCGCCGCGTCGTGGGACGCGGCGACCGATATGGAACGAGCGCTCACCGAGCGAGGACGGGAAGAGGTCGATGCAGCCGCGCAGTGGCTGCGCGGGGAAGACTGGCAGCCGGAGCAATTGTGGGTGAGCCCTTATCGGCGTGCCCAGCAAAGTGCAGAGATCTTGAATATCTGGGGCGCACCCCAGCGCAACATTGCCTGCCTTACTCCCGACAATCGCCCCGAAGATTTGGAAAACCTGCTGGCGACGTTTGCCGGTCAGCGCTTGATGTTGGTGGGGCACAACCCCTTGCTCAGTAATGCCATTGCCCACTGGCAGGGTGAGCTTCGCAGCTATTGGGGCATGCAAACCGCCAGTATGGCGTTGCTGGAGGGCGAGGTGTTTGCCAGCGGCTGTGCCGAGCTGAAATGGCTGAGGCACTATCCCAACTATGCGCACAATGGGCGCTGA
- a CDS encoding NAD(P)H-dependent glycerol-3-phosphate dehydrogenase: MTDKHKVAIVGGGSFGTAIANIVADKGHDVCLWMRNAERADEVNTQHCNSAYLPGIALNPSLRASADLADAVDGCDVVFVAVPSKSCREVARQLAPLLAAGTMVVSTTKGMEAETNKLMSQVLGEELGDVSIGVMSGPNLAKELAAREITGTVIASEDESLTRCIQDLLQCAYFRVYAGSDVYGVELAGALKNVYAIVAGLAAALGVGHNTISMLITRSLAEMSRYAVREGADPLTFLGLAGVGDLFVTCTSPLSRNYRVGFELGKGRDLNEVVAELGQVAEGVNTLKLLKQQSEVLDIYMPLVNGLYGIIYEGKTVSDVIGGMMWAEQNRDVEFAVR; the protein is encoded by the coding sequence ATGACGGACAAGCACAAGGTCGCCATTGTAGGCGGCGGTAGTTTTGGAACGGCCATTGCCAATATTGTGGCCGACAAAGGGCACGATGTGTGTCTGTGGATGCGCAATGCAGAGCGCGCCGATGAGGTGAATACCCAGCACTGCAACAGCGCGTACCTGCCGGGTATTGCTCTGAATCCGAGCCTGCGCGCCAGCGCGGATTTGGCCGATGCCGTGGATGGCTGCGATGTCGTCTTTGTGGCTGTGCCCAGTAAGTCCTGCCGAGAGGTCGCACGCCAATTGGCGCCGCTGTTGGCGGCGGGCACGATGGTTGTGAGCACGACCAAGGGCATGGAGGCAGAGACCAATAAGCTGATGAGTCAGGTGCTCGGTGAAGAGCTTGGCGATGTCAGTATCGGCGTAATGAGTGGCCCCAATCTGGCGAAAGAACTGGCGGCCAGAGAGATTACCGGCACTGTGATTGCCAGTGAAGATGAATCACTGACACGCTGCATCCAGGACCTTCTTCAATGCGCGTATTTTAGGGTTTATGCCGGCAGCGATGTCTATGGTGTCGAACTGGCCGGCGCGCTGAAAAATGTGTATGCCATTGTCGCGGGACTCGCGGCGGCGCTGGGTGTCGGGCACAACACCATCAGCATGCTGATTACCCGCAGTCTGGCGGAGATGAGCCGTTATGCAGTGCGCGAAGGCGCCGATCCGCTGACCTTTCTGGGCTTGGCGGGCGTGGGTGATTTATTCGTGACCTGTACGTCGCCGCTCAGCCGTAACTACCGCGTAGGTTTTGAATTGGGTAAAGGCCGTGATTTGAACGAGGTCGTGGCGGAGCTCGGGCAAGTGGCTGAGGGGGTGAATACCCTTAAGCTGCTCAAGCAGCAGTCTGAGGTCCTCGATATCTATATGCCGCTGGTCAACGGTCTGTACGGCATTATTTATGAAGGCAAAACCGTCAGTGACGTGATTGGCGGCATGATGTGGGCGGAGCAGAACCGCGATGTAGAGTTCGCGGTGCGTTAA
- the htpG gene encoding molecular chaperone HtpG encodes MSTAEKETLGFQTEAKQMLQLMIHSMYSNKEIFLRELVSNASDAADKLRFEALSDDSLFESDPNVRVRVEADKDAGTVTISDNGIGMSRDEVIANLGTIARSGTAEFLKNLSGDNKKDSQLIGQFGVGFYSAFIVAERVEVFTRRAGAPVSEGVHWESQGEAEFSIESCERAARGTTVVLHLREEDKDFADDWRLRSIIKKYSDHISIPVEMPKAKSEDDADAPDEFESINSATALWTRPRNEVSDDEYKEFYKHISHDFNEPLSWSHNKVEGKLEYTSLLYLPSQPPFDMWNRDAARGVKLYVQRTFIMDDAEQFLPLYLRFVKGVLDSNDLSLNVSREILQQDPAVDAMKTALTKRVLDMLGKLAKNDVEKYQTFWKAFGQVLKEGPAEDFSNREKIAKLLRFATTHDDKAEQTHSLDDYVARMKEGQSKIYYVVAENHRTAASSPHLEVFRKKGIEVLLLSDRVDDWLMNHLSEFDGKALQDVGRGQLDLGELEDEDEKKAQESLAEEHKDLIERVAKALDGKVEDVRATGRLTSSPACLVVGEHDMGAQMRRILEAAGQALPESKPIFEVNPEHPLVQKLDQETDEDRFADLVDILFNQAHLAEGAQLENPADYVSKLNKLLLELSA; translated from the coding sequence TGGTTTCCAACGCCTCCGATGCCGCAGATAAACTGCGTTTTGAGGCACTTTCCGACGACAGTTTGTTTGAGAGCGATCCCAATGTGCGGGTGCGGGTTGAGGCGGACAAAGACGCCGGTACCGTCACCATCAGTGATAACGGCATTGGCATGAGCCGCGATGAAGTGATTGCCAACCTTGGGACAATTGCCCGCTCAGGCACGGCGGAGTTCCTGAAAAATCTCAGCGGCGACAACAAGAAAGACTCGCAGCTTATCGGCCAATTCGGTGTGGGCTTCTACTCAGCGTTTATCGTTGCTGAGCGTGTGGAAGTATTTACCCGCCGCGCCGGTGCTCCGGTCAGTGAAGGCGTGCACTGGGAATCCCAGGGTGAGGCGGAATTCTCGATTGAAAGCTGCGAGCGCGCTGCACGTGGAACTACCGTGGTGCTGCATCTGCGCGAGGAAGATAAAGACTTTGCTGATGACTGGCGCCTGCGCAGTATTATCAAGAAATACTCCGACCACATCAGCATTCCTGTCGAAATGCCCAAGGCGAAAAGCGAGGATGACGCAGACGCCCCCGACGAATTCGAGAGCATTAACTCGGCTACGGCGCTGTGGACGCGCCCACGCAATGAAGTGAGCGACGACGAATACAAGGAATTTTACAAACACATCAGCCACGACTTTAACGAGCCGTTGAGCTGGAGTCACAATAAGGTCGAGGGCAAGCTGGAGTACACCAGCCTGCTGTATTTGCCGTCGCAGCCCCCCTTTGATATGTGGAATCGTGATGCGGCACGCGGTGTGAAGCTTTACGTGCAGCGCACCTTTATCATGGACGACGCCGAGCAGTTCTTGCCGCTGTACCTGCGTTTTGTGAAAGGTGTGTTGGATTCCAATGATTTGTCGCTGAACGTGTCGCGGGAGATTCTGCAGCAGGATCCAGCGGTCGATGCCATGAAAACCGCACTGACCAAGCGTGTACTGGATATGCTGGGCAAGCTGGCGAAGAACGATGTCGAGAAGTATCAGACCTTCTGGAAGGCTTTCGGCCAGGTGTTGAAAGAAGGCCCGGCGGAAGATTTCAGCAACCGCGAAAAAATTGCCAAGCTGCTGCGCTTTGCCACTACCCATGACGACAAGGCGGAGCAGACGCACTCACTCGACGACTATGTGGCCCGCATGAAAGAAGGGCAGAGCAAAATTTACTACGTGGTGGCCGAGAACCATCGCACGGCAGCGAGCAGTCCGCACCTCGAAGTCTTCCGTAAGAAGGGCATCGAAGTGCTGCTGTTGTCGGATCGCGTCGATGACTGGCTGATGAATCACTTGTCTGAGTTCGACGGTAAAGCGCTGCAAGACGTGGGGCGCGGCCAGCTTGATCTGGGTGAGCTTGAAGACGAAGACGAGAAGAAGGCGCAGGAAAGCCTTGCTGAAGAGCACAAAGACCTGATCGAGCGGGTGGCCAAGGCGCTGGATGGCAAGGTGGAAGACGTGCGTGCCACTGGCCGTCTGACGAGTTCGCCGGCCTGTTTGGTGGTGGGCGAGCACGATATGGGCGCGCAGATGCGTCGCATTCTGGAAGCGGCTGGTCAGGCATTACCGGAAAGTAAGCCGATCTTCGAGGTCAATCCCGAGCACCCGCTGGTGCAGAAACTCGATCAGGAAACCGACGAAGACCGGTTTGCCGATCTGGTGGATATACTCTTCAACCAAGCGCATCTGGCTGAGGGCGCACAGCTTGAGAATCCGGCGGATTACGTCAGCAAGCTCAACAAATTGCTGCTGGAACTCAGTGCCTGA